From a single Methylosinus sp. H3A genomic region:
- a CDS encoding DEAD/DEAH box helicase family protein produces MLDPFLDAASLLKGPWQAFERDVARLLVCNGFEDVRLVGGTGDHGADVLGVKNGELWVIQCKFTTSGYPAATSVDEVGEAARFYKADRIYVASSRRAGPATYEAISRWKALGIEIGILEPVTLLELARKSPEYSVHRRDLRDYQEDAVEKFVATLRETSRGQVVLATGLGKTVVLAESVANLFRDQAVPGGRALVLAGTRELVDQLQRAFWDQLPKWIATHRLMGGETPGSWDGITFATVQSAVSRLGELPDFGLVLIDEAHHVGSETFRRVTDHLSSAMIGGVTATPWRGDGYDIDELLGQPVIKIGIAEGLRRGFLCEADYRLLADNIDWQLVRSQSRNRYSINQLNRLLLLPMRDEEAARAVRETFDREKRLSVIVFCSSVQHAKSFAATLRLFGFKAEPITGEMNPRERDRMMSAFRKGSLDVVTTRDLFNEGVDVPDVDMIVFMRVTHSRRIFVQQLGRGLRISPNKSKVVVLDFVSDLRRIAEVVELEKAARGDLERLRLPGVIQFRDEGAGSFMLDWMRDQADLFTREGDPTLELPAFDFPKPHTKGTIQ; encoded by the coding sequence ATGCTCGATCCTTTTCTCGATGCCGCGAGCTTATTGAAGGGGCCATGGCAGGCTTTCGAGAGGGATGTCGCGCGTCTTTTGGTGTGCAATGGATTCGAGGATGTCCGTTTGGTTGGCGGAACGGGTGATCACGGCGCCGACGTGCTTGGCGTCAAGAATGGAGAGCTCTGGGTCATCCAATGTAAATTCACGACCAGCGGTTATCCCGCAGCCACCTCCGTTGATGAGGTTGGGGAAGCGGCCCGTTTCTACAAGGCGGATCGGATATATGTGGCTTCCAGTCGACGGGCCGGTCCCGCTACTTATGAGGCGATAAGCCGCTGGAAGGCTCTCGGGATCGAGATCGGTATTCTAGAGCCGGTCACGCTACTGGAGTTGGCTCGGAAGAGCCCCGAATATTCCGTCCATCGGCGCGACTTACGCGACTATCAGGAAGACGCCGTCGAGAAGTTCGTGGCGACCTTGCGCGAGACGAGTCGTGGACAGGTCGTTCTCGCCACAGGCCTTGGCAAAACCGTCGTGCTGGCGGAGAGCGTGGCGAATTTGTTTCGGGACCAGGCGGTGCCAGGTGGGCGCGCACTCGTTTTGGCCGGAACACGCGAGCTTGTCGACCAGCTGCAGCGGGCCTTTTGGGACCAGTTACCGAAGTGGATCGCGACACATAGACTGATGGGCGGAGAAACGCCCGGTAGTTGGGACGGGATCACCTTCGCGACCGTGCAGAGCGCTGTTTCCCGTCTTGGCGAGCTTCCGGACTTCGGTCTCGTCCTCATCGACGAGGCCCACCACGTCGGATCGGAAACCTTTCGCAGGGTCACAGACCACTTGTCTAGCGCCATGATCGGCGGCGTGACCGCCACGCCTTGGCGTGGTGACGGTTATGATATCGACGAATTGCTCGGTCAGCCCGTGATCAAGATCGGTATCGCGGAAGGACTCCGTCGCGGATTTCTTTGCGAGGCTGACTATCGACTATTGGCCGATAACATCGACTGGCAATTGGTCCGATCGCAGTCGCGAAATCGCTATTCGATAAACCAGCTTAATCGATTGCTTCTTCTTCCAATGCGCGACGAGGAGGCGGCGCGCGCGGTGCGTGAGACATTTGATCGAGAGAAGCGACTCTCCGTCATTGTGTTCTGCTCCTCAGTCCAGCACGCGAAGAGTTTCGCAGCGACGCTCCGGCTGTTTGGCTTCAAGGCCGAGCCAATCACTGGGGAAATGAATCCCCGCGAGCGTGATCGCATGATGTCCGCCTTCCGTAAGGGCTCCCTCGACGTGGTCACGACGCGGGATTTGTTCAATGAAGGGGTGGACGTGCCGGATGTGGACATGATCGTCTTCATGCGCGTCACGCACAGTAGACGGATTTTTGTTCAACAACTCGGCCGGGGGCTTCGGATCAGCCCGAACAAATCCAAGGTCGTGGTGCTCGACTTCGTGAGTGATCTACGTCGCATCGCCGAGGTTGTCGAGCTTGAGAAGGCGGCGCGAGGCGATCTTGAGCGCCTGCGCCTCCCTGGCGTGATCCAATTCCGAGACGAGGGCGCCGGGAGCTTCATGCTCGATTGGATGCGCGATCAAGCCGACCTCTTCACCCGTGAGGGCGATCCGACGCTCGAGCTTCCCGCCTTCGACTTTCCGAAACCGCACACCAAGGGAACCATTCAATGA
- a CDS encoding PIN-like domain-containing protein, whose amino-acid sequence MRDKFAGWYPKSAAEAAALWDNAIFVPDANVLLHCLRHPAAVREELLRLFDVLKPSLWIPYQVGLEFHRNRLDVELGAQDAYDLLVKDLEAVVEKARERLRQLRAHPTISVAKELAALDMFSTDFRARMAAAQAAHPAEEIAGSVTRLTKLLDGRIGEKWKPEQFAALKREGEDRYAKKIPPGYKDAKKDSGEFDKFGDLIIWKEMIAKAKDNKRPIIFISDDAKEDWWWIHRGRKLGPRPELVEEFKAENGQDFHIYEFSQFLRFAADRYPEIKANVDKVEESLLADENARRRQSDAAEARDFEIKLRQLEDERDQLVATLSGTPGSSIASVTADRSALRARLNELNAEIASLSSEPREVAGDALASDEKTRA is encoded by the coding sequence ATGCGAGACAAGTTCGCGGGCTGGTACCCGAAATCCGCCGCTGAGGCAGCGGCGCTTTGGGACAACGCCATTTTTGTCCCGGACGCGAACGTCCTGTTGCACTGCCTGCGCCACCCCGCCGCCGTGCGTGAGGAACTACTTCGCCTGTTCGATGTGCTCAAGCCCTCGCTGTGGATCCCCTATCAGGTTGGTCTCGAATTTCACCGAAATCGCCTGGACGTCGAACTCGGCGCGCAGGACGCCTACGATCTGCTGGTCAAGGACCTGGAGGCGGTCGTCGAGAAGGCGCGCGAACGGCTTCGCCAGCTACGAGCACATCCGACAATAAGTGTCGCCAAGGAACTCGCTGCGCTGGATATGTTCTCGACGGACTTCCGCGCGCGTATGGCGGCCGCGCAAGCGGCCCATCCCGCTGAGGAAATCGCCGGCTCGGTCACGCGACTGACCAAGCTATTGGATGGCCGCATTGGCGAAAAGTGGAAGCCCGAGCAATTCGCTGCCCTCAAGAGGGAGGGAGAGGATCGATACGCGAAAAAGATTCCGCCTGGTTATAAGGACGCGAAGAAGGATTCTGGTGAATTCGACAAGTTTGGTGACCTGATCATATGGAAGGAGATGATCGCGAAGGCGAAAGACAACAAACGGCCGATCATCTTTATCTCCGATGACGCGAAGGAAGATTGGTGGTGGATCCACAGGGGCCGGAAACTTGGTCCGCGTCCTGAACTCGTCGAGGAATTCAAAGCGGAGAACGGCCAGGACTTCCACATCTATGAGTTTAGTCAATTCCTTCGTTTCGCCGCAGATCGCTATCCCGAGATCAAGGCGAATGTCGATAAAGTGGAAGAGAGCTTGCTCGCTGACGAGAACGCTAGGCGCAGACAGAGTGATGCCGCAGAGGCGAGGGATTTTGAGATCAAACTTCGCCAGCTCGAGGACGAGCGAGATCAGCTCGTCGCGACGCTGTCAGGTACGCCAGGTAGCTCGATCGCGAGTGTTACGGCGGATCGATCTGCTTTGCGCGCGCGGTTGAATGAACTCAACGCGGAGATTGCCTCGCTTTCATCGGAACCACGAGAAGTAGCGGGCGATGCCCTCGCCTCCGATGAGAAGACCAGGGCATAG
- a CDS encoding HNH endonuclease — MENDPERPGYSYALMSEYLPFDRPVPFADGGTYAEAALRELTDPSRVGAYLQGKSVRTISDSDFATIARAGLAETLSPENALRLVLDPGQVDPDTLELVRAPPEEQARRIEQILLNRKIRDANFRRQVCDAYDDRCAVTGLRIVNGGGRAEVQAAHIWSVALGGPDVVQNGLALSGTVHWLFDRHLISLTDDYRLLVSHNKIPAELRDLFAKQMDRIHLPKDEKLWPHPAYVARHREAFCAA; from the coding sequence TTGGAAAACGATCCTGAGCGGCCAGGTTACTCCTACGCTTTGATGAGCGAATATCTACCGTTCGATCGACCCGTTCCCTTCGCAGATGGAGGTACCTATGCCGAGGCCGCCTTGAGGGAATTAACCGACCCATCCCGTGTCGGAGCCTATTTGCAGGGCAAGTCGGTCCGGACCATATCGGACTCCGATTTTGCCACGATTGCGCGCGCCGGTCTCGCCGAGACGCTGTCGCCCGAAAACGCTCTGCGCCTGGTGCTCGATCCCGGTCAGGTTGATCCGGATACCTTGGAACTCGTTAGAGCGCCACCCGAGGAACAAGCCCGGCGGATCGAACAGATTCTTCTGAATAGAAAGATTCGCGACGCTAATTTTCGTCGCCAAGTTTGCGATGCCTATGACGATCGATGCGCCGTAACGGGTCTCCGAATTGTCAATGGTGGCGGTAGAGCCGAGGTTCAGGCAGCACATATATGGTCAGTCGCGCTAGGTGGTCCGGACGTCGTGCAAAACGGCCTTGCTCTTTCGGGCACCGTGCATTGGTTGTTCGATCGTCATCTTATCTCTCTCACAGACGACTATCGGCTGCTGGTCTCCCACAACAAGATCCCTGCGGAGTTGCGCGACCTCTTTGCCAAGCAGATGGATCGTATCCACTTACCGAAGGATGAGAAGCTGTGGCCGCATCCCGCGTACGTAGCCCGCCATCGAGAAGCGTTCTGCGCTGCTTGA
- a CDS encoding DUF932 domain-containing protein, whose translation MTQVEILSADRDHAGGYKVDVTRGERVGRVSSEWFSRPPDERFLSLSNLYAAVRGRTERSRTRTVESTAIRVEADRGNAERLTLALPGSDAPIAPTHWSFGQLASLVGAPAAYLRQLPAPLAGINLQYGLTTNRAEQVKTLEIEDERVELRAVTGPDYGRIYDHELVEAVQRIAGNGTGDTRWKVPGVLDWSTGIYHPRVDITQDTTTLYASDRDVFLFLVDDLNPIEAGRLPDGSPDLYFRGFYCWNSEVGAKTLGMASFYLRAVCQNRNLWGVEDFEEITIRHSKYAASRFAHEAAPALTRFADSSPMPFVNGIKAARENIVARTDEDRDEFLRRRGFSKKETAKIIETVLAEEGRKPESIFDFVQGITAVARNKTHQDARLDLEARAKKLLDRAA comes from the coding sequence GTGACCCAAGTCGAAATTCTGAGCGCTGACCGCGACCACGCCGGTGGTTACAAGGTGGATGTGACGCGTGGCGAGCGCGTCGGTCGCGTATCCTCGGAGTGGTTCTCGCGGCCGCCGGACGAGCGCTTTCTTTCCCTGTCGAACCTCTACGCGGCGGTGCGCGGACGGACCGAGCGCAGCCGGACTCGGACGGTGGAGAGCACGGCGATCCGGGTGGAGGCCGACCGCGGTAACGCGGAGCGCCTCACTCTGGCATTGCCTGGTTCGGACGCACCGATCGCTCCGACGCATTGGAGCTTTGGTCAGCTCGCGAGCTTGGTCGGCGCGCCGGCCGCCTACCTCCGCCAGCTCCCGGCGCCGCTCGCCGGCATCAACCTCCAATACGGCTTGACGACGAATCGTGCCGAGCAGGTCAAGACGTTGGAGATCGAAGACGAGCGCGTCGAGCTGCGCGCCGTCACCGGCCCGGACTATGGCCGCATCTACGACCATGAACTTGTCGAGGCCGTGCAACGCATCGCGGGCAACGGCACGGGCGATACGCGCTGGAAGGTGCCGGGCGTGCTCGACTGGTCTACCGGAATCTACCATCCGCGTGTCGATATCACCCAGGACACGACGACACTGTATGCCTCGGACCGCGACGTTTTCCTCTTCCTTGTCGACGATCTCAATCCGATCGAGGCTGGTCGGCTGCCGGATGGCTCGCCCGATCTTTATTTCCGTGGCTTCTACTGCTGGAATTCCGAGGTCGGCGCCAAGACGCTGGGCATGGCGAGCTTCTATCTCCGCGCAGTATGCCAAAATAGGAATCTGTGGGGCGTCGAAGATTTCGAGGAAATCACCATCCGCCACTCAAAATACGCAGCCTCCCGCTTCGCGCATGAGGCCGCCCCGGCGCTGACCCGATTCGCCGATTCCTCGCCCATGCCTTTCGTGAACGGCATCAAGGCGGCGCGGGAGAATATCGTCGCCCGCACCGACGAGGACCGAGACGAGTTCCTGCGACGGCGCGGTTTTTCCAAGAAGGAGACTGCGAAGATCATCGAGACCGTGTTGGCCGAGGAAGGCCGCAAGCCCGAGAGCATCTTCGATTTTGTGCAGGGCATTACTGCCGTCGCGCGGAACAAGACACATCAGGACGCCCGTCTCGATCTGGAGGCGCGCGCCAAGAAGCTCCTCGATCGCGCGGCCTGA
- a CDS encoding ParB/RepB/Spo0J family partition protein — MATAAQKITLSSSRDIPFNKLVLSQANVRRVKAGVSIEELAEDIARRTLLQSLNVRPVLDADGAETGMFEIPAGGRRYRALELLVKQKRLAKTAPVPCVVRDPASDILAEDDSLAENVQRAPLHPLDQFRAFQAMRAKGKSEEDIAAAFFIGVNVVKQRLRLTTVSEKLLDIYAEDGMSLEQLMSFTVSSDHARQEQVWAALEKSWSKEPYQIRRMLTEKAVRAADRRAVFVGLDAYEAAGGLVMRDLFQHDDGGWLENVALLDTLVVEKLKAAAESVAAEGWKWIEVAVSFPFGHTNGLRELVGASTELTDDEQATIDSLEAEHESLETEYEKVDELPEDVDRRLGEIETALAELQNRPRSFDPVAVARAGAFVSIDAEGLLSVDRGYVRPEDEPPAHEKSTNDDAGAGEFSPAIAPATQQSVITIEGRPVHSEEDEADALAPLPERLMIELTAHRTLALQNAVANNPRVAMTALLHKLVADTFHYASTSAAGLEISLRQISFPIQPTDLKNSASSHAIAERQNAWKSSIPRDDQELWDWLVGLDDAHRLALLAHSVSHGVNALHEKADRYGGGAVTAHSVQQRLKNADRLAQAVGLNMVDAGWKPTVDNYLGRVPKRRILDAVREAKGERAVQLIEHLKKGEMAVEAERLLVDSGWLPEPLRLDDVGLADLEADEAADESEELPEFLSDDDANESVDSNRG, encoded by the coding sequence ATGGCTACTGCCGCTCAGAAGATCACACTATCGTCCTCGCGCGACATTCCTTTCAACAAGCTCGTCCTCTCCCAGGCGAATGTCCGGCGGGTGAAAGCCGGCGTCTCGATCGAGGAGCTCGCCGAGGACATCGCGCGCCGCACCCTGCTTCAGAGCCTGAACGTGCGGCCCGTGCTCGACGCCGATGGCGCCGAGACCGGCATGTTCGAAATTCCCGCGGGCGGCCGCCGCTATCGGGCGCTCGAGCTTCTGGTCAAGCAGAAGCGGCTCGCCAAGACGGCGCCCGTCCCCTGCGTCGTCCGGGATCCCGCGAGCGACATCCTCGCGGAAGACGACTCGCTCGCCGAAAATGTCCAGCGCGCGCCGCTGCATCCGCTCGATCAGTTCCGCGCCTTTCAGGCGATGCGGGCCAAGGGCAAATCCGAGGAAGACATCGCCGCAGCCTTCTTCATCGGCGTCAATGTCGTGAAGCAGCGCCTGCGGCTTACCACCGTGTCGGAGAAGCTTCTCGACATCTATGCCGAAGACGGAATGTCGCTGGAGCAGCTGATGTCCTTCACCGTCTCGTCGGACCACGCTCGCCAGGAGCAGGTCTGGGCGGCGCTGGAAAAGTCATGGTCGAAGGAACCTTACCAGATCCGTCGCATGCTGACGGAAAAAGCCGTGCGCGCCGCCGATCGGCGAGCCGTCTTCGTCGGCCTCGACGCCTATGAAGCAGCGGGCGGACTCGTCATGCGCGACCTGTTCCAGCACGACGACGGCGGTTGGCTGGAAAATGTCGCGTTGCTCGACACCCTCGTCGTCGAGAAGTTGAAGGCGGCGGCCGAATCCGTCGCCGCGGAAGGCTGGAAATGGATCGAGGTCGCGGTCTCGTTTCCATTCGGACATACGAATGGGCTGAGAGAACTCGTCGGCGCATCCACCGAGTTGACCGACGACGAACAGGCGACGATCGATTCGCTCGAGGCCGAACATGAGAGCCTGGAGACCGAATATGAAAAAGTCGACGAGCTGCCGGAGGATGTGGACCGACGCCTGGGCGAGATCGAGACGGCGCTCGCCGAGCTGCAAAATCGACCGCGGAGCTTCGACCCGGTCGCCGTCGCGCGCGCCGGAGCGTTCGTCAGCATCGACGCCGAAGGCCTTCTATCTGTCGATCGCGGCTATGTCCGGCCCGAGGACGAGCCGCCCGCTCATGAGAAGAGCACGAACGATGACGCGGGTGCAGGCGAGTTCTCACCGGCCATTGCTCCCGCGACGCAGCAGTCCGTCATCACCATCGAAGGCCGCCCGGTCCACTCGGAGGAAGATGAAGCCGATGCGCTCGCGCCATTGCCGGAGCGCTTGATGATCGAGCTGACGGCGCACAGAACTTTGGCGCTGCAGAACGCCGTCGCGAATAATCCGCGTGTCGCCATGACGGCGCTGCTGCATAAGCTCGTCGCCGACACCTTCCATTATGCGTCGACTTCGGCCGCCGGATTGGAAATTTCCTTGCGGCAGATCTCCTTTCCGATCCAACCCACGGATCTGAAGAACAGCGCCAGCTCACATGCTATCGCGGAGCGGCAAAACGCGTGGAAATCGAGCATTCCCAGAGACGACCAGGAACTCTGGGATTGGCTCGTCGGCCTCGACGACGCGCATCGCCTCGCGCTACTCGCGCACAGCGTCAGCCATGGCGTCAATGCCCTCCATGAGAAGGCGGACCGCTATGGTGGCGGCGCGGTCACGGCGCACTCAGTGCAGCAGCGCTTGAAGAATGCCGACCGGCTCGCTCAAGCGGTCGGCTTGAACATGGTCGACGCCGGCTGGAAGCCGACCGTCGACAATTATCTCGGTCGCGTGCCGAAGCGACGAATCCTGGACGCCGTCCGCGAGGCCAAGGGCGAACGGGCCGTCCAGCTCATCGAACATTTGAAAAAGGGCGAGATGGCGGTCGAAGCCGAACGCCTGCTCGTCGACTCCGGCTGGCTGCCGGAGCCTTTGCGGCTCGACGACGTCGGACTGGCTGATCTCGAAGCGGACGAAGCAGCCGACGAATCCGAAGAGCTGCCTGAATTTCTCTCGGACGATGACGCAAACGAGAGTGTCGATTCCAATCGCGGCTGA